Genomic segment of Murdochiella vaginalis:
GTAGAACATCAAATCCCCCATCTGCAGCAATGATGGTATCTACTTCATCCAATTTCCGACGTATAAAAGAATCCGACGGAAGACTCTCCCCTGCTGCGATCACAGCGGCATAGTTCATCGCTGAATATGCTCCAAAAACATTTTTGCCGACTCTCCAGTATGCGCGCCGAACACTGCAGAGCCGGCCACGATCCAGTCACAGCCCGCTTCTAACACCGCATCGACATTATCCAAATGGATGCCGCCGTCCACTTCCAAGATAATGTCTTTTCCAGATTCATCAATGCATTTTCTTGCTTTACGTATTTTTTCCATCATGGACGGGATGAAAGACTGCCCGCCGAAGCCGGGATTTACGCTCATAATGAGAATGAGATCCGTCTCTGGTAAAACCTCTTCCAACACGGAAACCGGTGTTGCCGGATTCAGTGCGACGCCGGTTTTCATTCCCAGACGATGAATCTCCTGTAGAGCCTGATAACAGTGCGTAACAGCCTCCCAGTGGATGGTTAACAGATCACATCCCGCTTTTTGAAAGGCAGGAAAAAGATGCGAGGGTTCTCTCACCATTAAATGCGTATCAAAAAAAAGAGAGGTGTGCGGGCGCATTTTTGCAAGAAGCGCAGGTCCGAAAGTAATGTTTTCGACAAATTGGCCGTCCATGACATCCAGATGCAAATGCGTTACTCCCGCCTTTTCCAAAACGTCGATTTCGCGATCCAGTTGATAAAAATCCGCTGATAAAAGCGAAGGAGACAATTGACGATCCATTCCCTTTCCTTTCTTGTTACCGATCGCCCTTGACAGGCAATCCACCCTTTTTCAATCCTCCTCGAAGCGGGGAGAATATGTTAACGAGCCAGGCGCTTTTCGATTTCCGCATATAGCGTGAGATAGGATTCATACCGTCCCGCTGCAATCTCGCCCCTCTCCACGGCTTGTTTTATCGCGCATTGCGGTTCTTTGCGGTGGGAGCAATTGCGAAAGCGACAAAGCTCTTTTATTCGTGCCATCTCAGGAAATGCGGCTGCCAATTCGGAGACATCCGTAAAATCCCGCAAATCCAAGGAGGAAAACCCGGGCGTGTCAAAAATGAACGTCTCTTCGCCCAACGAAAAGAGCCGGCTGGTCCGCGTTGTTTGTTTTCCGCGCGCCGTTTTTGCACTGAGTGCACCGACAGAAATCGACTCTTCTCCGCTCAGTCTTCGTATCAGCGTAGATTTTCCCGCTCCGGACGGACCGGCAATTGCCGTCATGCGTCCTTGCAGGGCTTGCTCAAGGGCGTCCATTCCTTCGCCGTGAAGGGCATCGACGAAGAAGATCGGATATTCTGTCGGTCGATACCGGCTTTCCCATGCATCGCGCAAACTAGCAGTCGTTCGATCCAGCTTATTAAAGCAAAGCAATACCGAAAAATGACGTTTTTCCAAAACCGCCAGCAATTTATCCAGCTGCAGAGCGCTCACCATCGGCTCCACCAGCGTCTCCACCACTAAAACCTGATCCACATTCGCAACAGGCGGGCGAAGAAGGCGATTCTTGCGAGGAAGCACTTCAGTAATGATGGCTTCTTCGTCCTGGTCGCTTTTCGTCCAACGAACATAATCTCCAATCATCGGTCGAAGACCATTGTCGCGAAAAACGCCCCTCCCCTTCGCAAAGAGCGTACCTGTCCATGTGACATCATGTCCTGGCGCCAATTCGTATCGATCTTTCTCTGCCGAAATAATATGTCCTTCGGGCACATTTCCTCCTTACCGCACCGTATGCATTATTCTTTGGATGGCTTGTTCACGGTGTTGGCTTCCGCCAAGACACCGTCAATATAGATGGAAAATTGTGCTCCCTCCATCGCTTCCACGGATGCGGAAATATAGCCTTCGCTATTGGCATCAGAGGCACGGAAGGTCTTTTTAAACACCGGCTCCTCGCGCGATTCATTCAGATCAAAAATCGTCACTTCAAAGGTTTCCTTTCCTGCCGGCGGATAAATCCGCGTCTTGTAAATCATCTTTTTCGATGCGTTGTTTTGGGTGGATGTCGCCTCTTCTCCCATGGACACCGTGATGGAGATCGCGCTATTTTTCTCGACCTGTGTGCCGGCAGCAATGGATTGAGAAATGACGGTGCCGGAAGGATAGGTGCTGAAAGAAGTATTGAGCTTTTCGAGCTTCAATCCCGCCTCATTGATGGCGGCCAACGCCTGATTTTGCGTCTTGTTGATCAAGACCGGCACCACCGTCATAACAGCTTCCTTGCCTTTGCTTACAATGAGAACCACGCGGCTTCCGCTCTCCGCCTCCGATCCCACAGAAGGCTCTGTCCCCACCACCTGGTTTTTCGCAAAATTCTCATCAAAGGCCATTTTCGTTTGTCCGAGCCGGAAGCCTGCTTCCTGCAACAGTTTTGTGGCTTCTTCCACGCTTTTTCCACTCACGTCGGGAACCGTTTTTCGTTTCTTTCCGGAACTGACCACGAGATTAACAGTCGTCCCTTTTGGTACGGACGTACCGCTCATGATGCTCTGATCAATAACGATGCCTTCTTCCACCTCTTCATCCGGGCGTCTCTCGGTCACCACGCCTTTGAGATTGCTCATTGCCAGCTGATCTAAAGCATTTTTTTCTTCTAAATTGATCACTGCCGGTACCATAGCAATTTGATTCTGCTCATTTTTCTTCTTCTGATACAGGAAAAATGCCAGAAGAAGCACCAGGGTAATCACGGAAACGGCAATAAGCGAAATGGTGCGCAAACGGAATCGATTGGTTTTCCTCGGCTGCGGGCTCATCGCTCCACGACTTTGATACACCGCTTCCGGCACCGGCTCCACCGGCCTCGGCTTTTCCGCATAACGAACAGCAGCCGTAGGAAGAGACATGGTGTCGTCAAAGTCATTGTAATTATCCAGCGCATCCGCCAGATCCTCGGCAGAACTATACCGATCTTTCGGATTCTTTTCCAAGCAGCGCAAAATAATGCGATTCAGGCCCGGATGCAGGGACGGATTGCGTTCGATGGGAGCAACCGGCTCTTCTTGAATCTGCTTCATGGCGATGCCCACCGAAGTCTCCGCATCAAAAGGCACCTTGCCCGTCGCCATCTCATACATGACAACCCCAAGCGAGTAAATATCGGATTGCGCATCCACGGGCTGGCCCTTTGCCTGCTCCGGCGAAATGTAATGTACGGTCCCCAAAATATTATTCGTAAAGGTTACGGTGGAAGACGAGGTGATGCGCGCAATACCAAAGTCTGCCACTTTAATATCGCCGGTTTTGGTAATGAGAATATTAGCGGGTTTAATGTCCCGATGCACTAAATTGCATTCATGGGCTCGTGCCAAGGCCAGCGCAATCTGCTGTCCGGTTTTCGCAACGACGGCAGAGCTCATGACGCCATGCGTCTGGATTGCTTCCTTGAGAGTCGTGCCTTCAATGAGTTCCATGACGATATAATGCAACACGCGATCATCAATCTGTTCACGTCCGACATCATACACATTAACAATGTTAGGATGATTTAATGAGGCCGCAGCCAGCGCTTCATTTTCAAACTTTTGGACAAATTCTTCATCCTCAATATATTGGTCTTTTAGAATTTTTACGGCCACCTTACGCTTGAGCACAAGATCTTCCGCTTCATAGACATAGGCCATTCCGCCCTGTCCGATACGTTGTTCCAAGCGGTAGCGCTTATTGAGCAGAATCGGCTTCATCATCGCCTCCTATGTCATAGAGGGTCAACGTAATGTTATCCGCTCCCCCGTTATCATTGGCCAGCTTAACAAGACGTTCACACGCCTCACGTGCTCCCGGCTCTTCTTGCAAGACCTCTTCTATACTTGTCGTGTCCATCATCTTTGTCAGACCGTCACTGCACAGCAGCAGACGATCCCCGGAAGAAAGCGGCAGCGTACGGGTATCCACCTCGATGGTTTCATCCGTTCCCACGGCGCGCGTAAGGGTGTTGCGATCCGGATGCACCAGCGCCTCCTCCGGCGTTAGCAAGCCCTGTCGAACCATATCCGCCACCAGCGAATGGTCCTGCGTGAGCTGCAGGAGCTTTCCGTCGCGGAAAAGATAAATGCGGCTGTCCCCGACATGTGCAATGGTCAATTGTCTGTCGGCAATGACCGCTGCACAAATGGTGGTTCCCATTCGACGATATTCCGGAACATGTTCCCCTTTTTCGTAGATCGCCGAATTCGCCGCTTCTATCGCCTCTGTCAAAAACGCTTCATAGTCATTCCGATCCTTATCCTTCATAAAGTAGGATTGGCAGGCGTCAATGGCCATGGATGCTGCAACTTCTCCGGCATTATGTCCGCCCATACCATCCGCCAGCAAAAGCAGCGAAAAGCGAGGATGAAAATAATTGGAATAGCGATCCTGATTCATGGAACGCACGCGTCCCACATCGGTTATGGAATAGGTGTTCATCAATTCCTCTCTTCTTCTTCATACAGGACGCGCAGCTGCCCGCAGGCAGCATCGATATCTGCTCCGCGTTTCTGTCGAATGCTGACATGCACGCCGTTCTTCTCCAACCGTTCGGCAAAACGGGCGATTGCCTTTACGTTTGCGGAATGGCCCTGAAACTCCTCGATCGTATTCAAGGGAATCAGATTCACATGATATTGCGGACCAACAAGATGCGTGCTCATCCACTGCACATCCTCTTCTCGGTCATTTTCACCCTGAATGAGGGCGTACTCCAGGCTGATACGTCTTCCCGTCTTGGCAAAATAGGCATCGCAAGCGTCGAGCACTTGTGCAATGCCATAGCGTCGGGCAATGGGCATGGTTCGCTTTCGCCGTTCATCTGACGTCGCGTGCAGGGAAATGGCCAAGTTGATAGCCAGCTTTTCCTCCATAAGGCGATAAATGCCCGGAACAATGCCGCACGTGGATAGAGTAATGTGCCGCTCACTCAAATTCTTCCCTTCCGGCGCCGTGACGAGGTGAATAAAGCGAAGCACTTCATCAAAGTTATCCAACGGTTCACCGATCCCCATGAGAACAATACGGGTGATGGGAGTATTTTCCCATTCTTCCACTCGATATACCTGTTCCAATATTTCTTCGGCTTGCAGATTTCGCCCGAATGCGGCTTTGGTGGAAGCGCAAAACGTACATCCCATGCGGCAGCCGACCTGCGTCGACACGCAAAGCGTCGTACGATCCGCATAGGGCATGAATACCGTCTCAATGGCTGCACCGTCTTCCAGGGCCAACAAATACTTTGCGCTGCCGTCACAAGAAGCGAGACGATGTATCTTCTGCACTGTGCGTACAGGAAGGCTTGCCGCTCGCTCCCGAAACGCCTTGGGCAGGACATGAGCCTCAAGAATATCCCGTTTACGCTCGACATGGAAATGATGAAAAAGTTGATTTCCGCGAAAAGCGGGAAAGCCTTGCCGAATCGCCCATTCCCTACATTCCGCAAGCGTAAACGCATTGCCTGCACGTTGCATATTTCCTCCTGCTTTCCGTTATTATACCATCCCCGCTCTATTGCCGTCAGCGGTCGGTCGCCGAAAGCGCGCAATGAAGAAGCCATCCGAATGCTCAACCAGAGGGGAATACCGCAGCACCGATTTTCCCTCCATGGGTTCCGGCTTCCAGTTCGTGGGAAGCGTCGAGATAACTTCTTCGTTCTCTTTTCTGCCGTAGGTGCAGGTGCTATACACCAGTCGACCGCCGGGTTTAACGTAACGCAGTGCCGTTTGCAGAATCTCTTTTTGCAAACGGGCCAGTGTCTCGATATCCTCTTCTCGTCGATTCCAACGTATATCGGGTTTGCGCCCCAAAAGTCCAAGACCCGAACAAGGCGCATCCACCAGCACAGCATCAAACCGATTTTCCCATTCCGCTTGAAACACACGCGCATCGCTTATGTGTATTTCCAGCGGTGCATGCATGCGTGCTGCATTCTCTTCCATATAGCGTCGTTTTTCTTCTACTACGTCATTGGCAACAATCCGACACGATGGTGCGAGAAGCTTCATCGCTACGGATTTTCCGCCCGGTGCCGCACAAAGATCGAGGATTTCTCCCTCTTGGATTCCTTCTACGGTCATTTCCGCGGCGCGCACGCCAGCCTGCGACTGAATAGTAATTTTCCCTTCCCGAAATGCTTCAGTATCGGTTACCATACCGCTATTGCATAGAAGACAGTGTGAGGAAATTGTGCCAAAGCGGAGTCCGGAAAGAAAAGGTGCAAGGGATTGATAAAGCGCCTCACGAGATTGATCGGGTGAAACGAAAAGACTGATGGGCGCCGGTTCGTTTTGTTTGGCCAATACCCTCTCCCAATCGCTTTCTGAAAAACAGCATGCCAAGTACTTGGCCATCCAATCCGGAACGGAATAGCGAACGGCAAGACGTTTCTGACGGTCGGCTATGGGAAGCTCTTTGGCTTTATCTCCCCCGCGCAAAAGAGAACGAAGTACAGCATTGACATAGCGTTTCAGAGCCTGCTCCTTTTTTGGTACCAGCGAAACCGCCTGATCGACCGCCGCATGGGGCGGAGTCTCTAAAAAGTACAATTCATAGAGGGCGAGGCGAAGAATATTGCGTACCGTGCCTTTCTGTTTGGCCATGGGGCGCGCCGAAAAGGTGTCCAACACCGCATCTAAATAGCGCCGGTTTTCCAATACGCCATAAACGAGCCGACGCATCGAAGCACGGTCACGAGCATCCGTCATCGCTTGCGCATGACGATTGAGGGCTCTTTCTACCGCTTCCCCTGTACGCTCTCCTTGTACCAGCACAGCAAGTGCACCGGCTCTTGCCTCATCCGCTTTTCCCATCACGCATTCTCCCATGGAGTGATTTTCGTTCCCGGTGCTACCGGATGACCGTTCAGAAACGCACCGACCGACATTGCTTTTTTATTAGCCGGCTGTAGCATATCCACCACAAACAGTCCTTCTCCTGTCTGAATAGCAATGCCGTTCTTATCGGCACGCAGAATCTCCCCTACTTCGCCTTTATCGACATCTTTCTCCGCATGCGCCGCATGGACTTTGTATTCTTCGCCCATCCAACGCAATTTCGCGCCCGGCCACTCTTTCACAGTTAATACCTGGCGGACCAGCATTGGGGCCGATTTTCTCATGTCTAACAAACCGTCTTCGCGCTGAATCTTTTTCGCGTAGGTTGCCTTGTTGTCATCTTGGGGCACACGTACCGCGTAATACGCATCATAATGGCGAAGGGTATCCAACAGCACCTCTGCGCCAAGAACGCTGAGTTTTTTCGATACGGTGCTCAAATCCTCATCTTTTAGTGAGAAAGAAGCCTGTTGAAGCATATCCCCGGCATCGAGTTCCTTTTCCACCAACATTGCTGTTACTCCCACTTCGTTCTCGCCGGCAAGCATGGCCCGCTGAATGGGTGCGGCGCCGCGATAGTGCGGAAGCAGGCTTGCGTGAATATTTAAAATCTTTCCGGCATAGCGGCGAAGCAGTGTATTGCCGAGCAGCTGACCGAAGGCGATTACCACCAACACATCCGCTTGCGCCTCTTCGAGCCGGGAAAGAAATGCGGCATCGTTTACGGAATCCGGCGTTTCCACCGGAAGAGAAAGCGCAAGTGCCGCTTCCTTCACAGGCGTCGGGCTCCATTTTCCGCGGGATCTTCTTCGATCCGGTTGCGAAACGACCAAAACAACGTCCATATCGTTCGCAGCATGAAGGGCCTGAAGCGAAGGAAGTGCAAAATCCGGCGTGCCGAAAAAGGCGATACGCATTACTGCTCTCCTTTCGCTTCGTCAGCGGAATTCGACGCCTCTTCCTGCTCTACTTCTGTTTCCTCGTCTTCCTCATCCAACAGATGATGCGCACGCAAATATGCTTTCTGTTCGTCTGTGGGATGTGCAAGGTCGATTTCTTCTTCCACTAAGTCCCGAAACAGCACGCCGTTCAAGTGATCGATTTCGTGACAGAGACAACGGGCGAAAAGTCCTTCCGCTTTGACCGTTCTCTCCA
This window contains:
- the rsmB gene encoding 16S rRNA (cytosine(967)-C(5))-methyltransferase RsmB, which gives rise to MGKADEARAGALAVLVQGERTGEAVERALNRHAQAMTDARDRASMRRLVYGVLENRRYLDAVLDTFSARPMAKQKGTVRNILRLALYELYFLETPPHAAVDQAVSLVPKKEQALKRYVNAVLRSLLRGGDKAKELPIADRQKRLAVRYSVPDWMAKYLACCFSESDWERVLAKQNEPAPISLFVSPDQSREALYQSLAPFLSGLRFGTISSHCLLCNSGMVTDTEAFREGKITIQSQAGVRAAEMTVEGIQEGEILDLCAAPGGKSVAMKLLAPSCRIVANDVVEEKRRYMEENAARMHAPLEIHISDARVFQAEWENRFDAVLVDAPCSGLGLLGRKPDIRWNRREEDIETLARLQKEILQTALRYVKPGGRLVYSTCTYGRKENEEVISTLPTNWKPEPMEGKSVLRYSPLVEHSDGFFIARFRRPTADGNRAGMV
- a CDS encoding Stp1/IreP family PP2C-type Ser/Thr phosphatase codes for the protein MNTYSITDVGRVRSMNQDRYSNYFHPRFSLLLLADGMGGHNAGEVAASMAIDACQSYFMKDKDRNDYEAFLTEAIEAANSAIYEKGEHVPEYRRMGTTICAAVIADRQLTIAHVGDSRIYLFRDGKLLQLTQDHSLVADMVRQGLLTPEEALVHPDRNTLTRAVGTDETIEVDTRTLPLSSGDRLLLCSDGLTKMMDTTSIEEVLQEEPGAREACERLVKLANDNGGADNITLTLYDIGGDDEADSAQ
- the rpe gene encoding ribulose-phosphate 3-epimerase, which codes for MDRQLSPSLLSADFYQLDREIDVLEKAGVTHLHLDVMDGQFVENITFGPALLAKMRPHTSLFFDTHLMVREPSHLFPAFQKAGCDLLTIHWEAVTHCYQALQEIHRLGMKTGVALNPATPVSVLEEVLPETDLILIMSVNPGFGGQSFIPSMMEKIRKARKCIDESGKDIILEVDGGIHLDNVDAVLEAGCDWIVAGSAVFGAHTGESAKMFLEHIQR
- the pknB gene encoding Stk1 family PASTA domain-containing Ser/Thr kinase: MKPILLNKRYRLEQRIGQGGMAYVYEAEDLVLKRKVAVKILKDQYIEDEEFVQKFENEALAAASLNHPNIVNVYDVGREQIDDRVLHYIVMELIEGTTLKEAIQTHGVMSSAVVAKTGQQIALALARAHECNLVHRDIKPANILITKTGDIKVADFGIARITSSSTVTFTNNILGTVHYISPEQAKGQPVDAQSDIYSLGVVMYEMATGKVPFDAETSVGIAMKQIQEEPVAPIERNPSLHPGLNRIILRCLEKNPKDRYSSAEDLADALDNYNDFDDTMSLPTAAVRYAEKPRPVEPVPEAVYQSRGAMSPQPRKTNRFRLRTISLIAVSVITLVLLLAFFLYQKKKNEQNQIAMVPAVINLEEKNALDQLAMSNLKGVVTERRPDEEVEEGIVIDQSIMSGTSVPKGTTVNLVVSSGKKRKTVPDVSGKSVEEATKLLQEAGFRLGQTKMAFDENFAKNQVVGTEPSVGSEAESGSRVVLIVSKGKEAVMTVVPVLINKTQNQALAAINEAGLKLEKLNTSFSTYPSGTVISQSIAAGTQVEKNSAISITVSMGEEATSTQNNASKKMIYKTRIYPPAGKETFEVTIFDLNESREEPVFKKTFRASDANSEGYISASVEAMEGAQFSIYIDGVLAEANTVNKPSKE
- the rlmN gene encoding 23S rRNA (adenine(2503)-C(2))-methyltransferase RlmN, which codes for MQRAGNAFTLAECREWAIRQGFPAFRGNQLFHHFHVERKRDILEAHVLPKAFRERAASLPVRTVQKIHRLASCDGSAKYLLALEDGAAIETVFMPYADRTTLCVSTQVGCRMGCTFCASTKAAFGRNLQAEEILEQVYRVEEWENTPITRIVLMGIGEPLDNFDEVLRFIHLVTAPEGKNLSERHITLSTCGIVPGIYRLMEEKLAINLAISLHATSDERRKRTMPIARRYGIAQVLDACDAYFAKTGRRISLEYALIQGENDREEDVQWMSTHLVGPQYHVNLIPLNTIEEFQGHSANVKAIARFAERLEKNGVHVSIRQKRGADIDAACGQLRVLYEEEERN
- the rsgA gene encoding ribosome small subunit-dependent GTPase A — its product is MPEGHIISAEKDRYELAPGHDVTWTGTLFAKGRGVFRDNGLRPMIGDYVRWTKSDQDEEAIITEVLPRKNRLLRPPVANVDQVLVVETLVEPMVSALQLDKLLAVLEKRHFSVLLCFNKLDRTTASLRDAWESRYRPTEYPIFFVDALHGEGMDALEQALQGRMTAIAGPSGAGKSTLIRRLSGEESISVGALSAKTARGKQTTRTSRLFSLGEETFIFDTPGFSSLDLRDFTDVSELAAAFPEMARIKELCRFRNCSHRKEPQCAIKQAVERGEIAAGRYESYLTLYAEIEKRLAR
- the fmt gene encoding methionyl-tRNA formyltransferase — its product is MRIAFFGTPDFALPSLQALHAANDMDVVLVVSQPDRRRSRGKWSPTPVKEAALALSLPVETPDSVNDAAFLSRLEEAQADVLVVIAFGQLLGNTLLRRYAGKILNIHASLLPHYRGAAPIQRAMLAGENEVGVTAMLVEKELDAGDMLQQASFSLKDEDLSTVSKKLSVLGAEVLLDTLRHYDAYYAVRVPQDDNKATYAKKIQREDGLLDMRKSAPMLVRQVLTVKEWPGAKLRWMGEEYKVHAAHAEKDVDKGEVGEILRADKNGIAIQTGEGLFVVDMLQPANKKAMSVGAFLNGHPVAPGTKITPWENA